The following are encoded in a window of Thermodesulfobacteriota bacterium genomic DNA:
- a CDS encoding CBS domain-containing protein, with amino-acid sequence MLVRDYMTLHPKTVEPQDTAKSTLEMMQELNFRQCPVVKDSKLVGIVTQQDLTKTISENDDMKVSEVMVSDPVTIMEDAPIQSASDIIRIKNYNSLPVVSTNNELLGILTLTDIIDALRTTFSFNDKPIKLEVKMSDELGLFDVLHLIQNNSEKVISFSSAPVNRQLSHFWVVDCDLGRVDKVLREHNCTMNVVHTEE; translated from the coding sequence ATGCTAGTTCGAGATTATATGACGCTTCACCCAAAAACAGTGGAACCGCAAGACACCGCAAAATCTACTCTTGAGATGATGCAAGAACTAAACTTCAGACAATGTCCTGTAGTTAAAGACAGCAAGTTGGTTGGAATAGTAACACAACAAGATTTAACAAAAACAATCTCTGAAAATGATGACATGAAGGTCTCTGAAGTTATGGTTAGTGATCCGGTTACGATAATGGAAGATGCGCCAATTCAAAGTGCATCTGACATAATTAGAATTAAAAACTACAACTCTCTACCTGTTGTATCAACAAATAACGAGCTTTTAGGCATACTGACTTTAACAGATATTATTGATGCGCTTCGCACAACATTTAGCTTTAATGATAAGCCGATAAAGCTCGAAGTAAAAATGTCTGATGAACTTGGTCTCTTTGATGTTTTACACCTTATTCAAAATAATTCAGAAAAGGTTATTTCTTTTAGCTCCGCACCAGTAAATAGACAGCTGAGTCATTTTTGGGTTGTCGACTGTGACTTAGGCCGTGTTGATAAGGTATTAAGAGAGCACAATTGTACAATGAATGTTGTACATACCGAAGAGTAA